Proteins co-encoded in one Salvia splendens isolate huo1 chromosome 4, SspV2, whole genome shotgun sequence genomic window:
- the LOC121799074 gene encoding cell division protein FtsZ homolog 2-2, chloroplastic-like isoform X1: MATCTSPYFTPPDTRRRAGVLMVFRGRFCRLKMAEDRNGYSSYSQKCGSNVSLFKCSANSHNINQFQNKDPFLNLHPEISMLRGEANSTVTNQKQDNTESLRDSSGLNNYNEAKIKVIGVGGGGSNAVNRMIESAMKGVEFWIVNTDIQAMRMSPVSPDHRLQIGEELTRGLGAGGNPDIGTNAAKESKESIEEAVFGADMVFVTAGMGGGTGTGGAPVIAGTAKALGILTVGIVTTPFSFEGRRRAVQAQEGIAALRENVDTLIVIPNDKLLTAVSPSTPVTEAFNLADDILRQGVRGISDIITIPGLVNVDFADVRAIMANAGSSLMGIGTATGKTRARDAALNAVQSPLLDIGIERATGIVWNITGGTDLTLFEVNAAAEVIYDLVDPSANLIFGAVVDPSLTGQVSITLIATGFKRQEESDGRPLQANQLVQGDPNLGLNRRPSSFLEGASSVEIPEFLRKKGRSRFPRA, encoded by the exons ATGGCTACTTGTACGTCCCCGTATTTTACGCCTCCAGACACTCGTAGGCGAGCAGGGGTATTGATGGTTTTTCGGGGGAGATTTTGTCGCTTGAAAATGGCTGAAGATAGGAATGGATATTCAAGCTATAGTCAGAAATGTGGGTCAAATGTATCCCTGTTCAAATGCTCTGCAAATTCGCACAACATTAACCAATTTCAGAACAAGGACCCGTTTCTGAATTTACACCCTGAGATATCAATGCTTAGAGGTGAGGCGAACTCTACAGTGACTAACCAGAAACAGGATAACACTGAGAGTTTGCGAGATTCTTCAGGTTTGAACAATTATAATGAGGCCAAGATAAAGGTTATTGGCGTTGGAGGTGGTGGCTCTAATGCAGTTAATCGTATGATAGAAAGTGCAATGAAGGGGGTTGAGTTTTGGATTGTGAACACTGATATCCAAGCTATGAGGATGTCACCCGTTTCACCCGATCATCGCTTGCAGATTGGTGAAGAGTTGACTAGAGGGCTTGGTGCTGGTGGGAACCCAGATATTGGAACAAATGCGGCTAAAGAAAGCAAAGAATCCATTGAGGAAGCAGTGTTTGGAGCAGACATGGTCTTTGTTACT GCTGGAATGGGTGGTGGAACAGGCACAGGCGGAGCTCCTGTAATAGCTGGAACTGCGAAGGCTTTGGGCATTTTGACTGTTGGTATAGTTACCACCCCATTTTCTTTTGAGGGACGAAGAAGAGCTGTTCAAGCACAGGAAGGAATTGCAGCTTTAAGAGAAAATGTTGACACTCTAATTGTCATTCCAAACGACAAGTTACTGACTGCAGTTTCCCCATCTACACCAGTGACAGAAGCATTTAATCTTGCTGATGACATTCTGCGGCAAGGTGTTCGTGGTATCTCTGACATAATCACG ATCCCAGGGCTAGTAAATGTAGATTTTGCTGATGTTAGAGCCATTATGGCTAATGCAGGTTCTTCATTGATGGGAATAGGAACAGCAACAG GAAAAACCAGAGCTAGAGATGCTGCTCTAAATGCTGTTCAATCTCCTTTGCTGGATATCGGTATAGAGAGAGCTACTGGTATCGTGTGGAATATAACCGGTGGTACTGATCTAACATTGTTTGAG GTCAATGCTGCTGCAGAGGTCATATACGATCTTGTGGATCCAAGTGCCAACTTAATATTTGGTGCTGTGGTAGATCCTTCCTTAACTGGTCAA GTTAGCATAACACTGATCGCAACTGGTTTTAAACGTCAAGAAGAAAGTGATGGAAGGCCCCTCCAG GCAAATCAGTTGGTACAGGGAGATCCTAACCTCGGTCTCAACAGGCGACCATCATCCTTTCTCGAAGGCGCCAGCTCTGTTGAAATCCCAGAATTCTTGAGGAAGAAAGGAAGGTCCCGTTTCCCTAGAGCCTAA
- the LOC121799077 gene encoding pentatricopeptide repeat-containing protein At2g36240-like, which produces MSALKRFSKPRHHPAPLPPPQQPPNISALTPPTSSATAQTQLTNLTALFESSLRKPAIAITPQDLLHFLKSRLRHHPTLSHLDFHLFRYAATLDSFRHDHSTLEYMVRTLVSTDRLDSLSSLLDFISSNPCPCSDGIFSCPRTEPIFRVSITSFCRAGRFDDALHAFDIMKRLIDGKPNASLYNIVIHGFVKLGKLDRAVDFYGRMLRNRVNPDAITFNILISGYCRNNKFGLALEVFREMKEKGCLPNVVSFNTLIRGFFRDGKVEQAVGMVHEMIEMGCEFSCVTCEILVDGLGRKGKVSEAADLMIGFFRKGVLPKGFDYFVLVEMLCGNGNMERALELVNELWDNGYGPSLIACTTLVEGLRRTGRTEKSVDLMRKMLNEGILPDTVTFSCLLEDMCGRGGTLEANKLRMLASKKGLHPDGMVYRILVSGYAREGRRKEGEVVMNEMFDKGFIPDIATYNVLIKGLSR; this is translated from the coding sequence ATGTCAGCCCTAAAAAGATTCTCCAAACCCCGACACCACCCTGCACCACTGCCACCGCCACAACAACCACCCAACATCTCCGCCCTAACTCCCCCAACCTCCTCAGCCACCGCCCAAACCCAATTAACCAACCTCACCGCCTTATTCGAATCATCCCTCAGAAAACCCGCAATTGCGATCACACCGCAAGACCTCCTCCACTTCTTAAAATCCCGCCTGCGCCACCACCCCACGCTCAGCCACCTTGACTTCCACCTATTCCGCTATGCAGCCACGCTAGACTCCTTCCGCCATGATCACTCCACGCTCGAGTACATGGTGCGCACTCTCGTATCCACCGACCGTCTCGACTCTCTCTCCTCGCTCCTAGACTTCATTTCCTCCAACCCCTGCCCATGCTCCGACGGTATATTCTCATGTCCTAGAACCGAGCCTATCTTCCGCGTTTCAATTACTTCATTTTGTAGGGCAGGTAGATTTGATGATGCACTCCATGCCTTTGATATAATGAAACGGTTAATCGATGGGAAACCCAATGCTTCCTTGTATAATATTGTGATCCATGGTTTTGTTAAGCTCGGGAAATTGGATAGAGCAGTGGACTTCTATGGAAGAATGCTTAGAAATAGGGTAAATCCTGATGCAATCACTTTTAATATCTTGATTAGTGGCTATTGTAGGAATAATAAGTTTGGCTTAGCATTGGAGGTGTTTAGGGAGATGAAGGAAAAAGGTTGTCTTCCAAATGTGGTTAGTTTTAACACATTGATCAGGGGCTTCTTCCGGGATGGGAAGGTGGAACAGGCGGTTGGGATGGTGCATGAGATGATCGAGATGGGGTGCGAGTTCTCATGTGTAACGTGTGAGATCCTGGTTGATGGACTTGGTAGAAAAGGGAAGGTGAGTGAAGCTGCTGATTTGATGATTGGGTTTTTTAGGAAAGGAGTTTTGCCAAAGGGGTTTGACTATTTTGTGTTGGTTGAGATGCTTTGTGGTAATGGGAACATGGAGCGGGCGCTTGAATTGGTGAATGAGTTGTGGGACAATGGCTATGGTCCAAGCTTGATTGCCTGCACGACTTTGGTTGAAGGATTACGTAGAACTGGTAGGACTGAAAAGTCAGTTGATCTAATGAGAAAAATGCTCAATGAAGGGATATTACCAGATACAGTGACGTTTAGTTGTCTACTAGAAGATATGTGTGGTAGGGGAGGCACGTTGGAAGCAAATAAGCTGCGGATGCTGGCTTCAAAGAAGGGTTTGCATCCAGATGGTATGGTGTACAGGATTTTGGTTTCGGGTTACGCAAGAGAAGGGAGAAGAAAAGAGGGCGAAGTTGTGATGAATGAGATGTTCGATAAAGGGTTTATACCTGATATTGCAACTTACAATGTGCTGATAAAAGGCCTTTCCAGATGA
- the LOC121799074 gene encoding cell division protein FtsZ homolog 2-2, chloroplastic-like isoform X2 — protein MATCTSPYFTPPDTRRRAGVLMVFRGRFCRLKMAEDRNGYSSYSQKCGSNVSLFKCSANSHNINQFQNKDPFLNLHPEISMLRGEANSTVTNQKQDNTESLRDSSGLNNYNEAKIKVIGVGGGGSNAVNRMIESAMKGVEFWIVNTDIQAMRMSPVSPDHRLQIGEELTRGLGAGGNPDIGTNAAKESKESIEEAVFGADMVFVTAGMGGGTGTGGAPVIAGTAKALGILTVGIVTTPFSFEGRRRAVQAQEGIAALRENVDTLIVIPNDKLLTAVSPSTPVTEAFNLADDILRQGVRGISDIITIPGLVNVDFADVRAIMANAGSSLMGIGTATGKTRARDAALNAVQSPLLDIGIERATGIVWNITGGTDLTLFEVNAAAEVIYDLVDPSANLIFGAVVDPSLTGQVSITLIATGFKRQEESDGRPLQLVQGDPNLGLNRRPSSFLEGASSVEIPEFLRKKGRSRFPRA, from the exons ATGGCTACTTGTACGTCCCCGTATTTTACGCCTCCAGACACTCGTAGGCGAGCAGGGGTATTGATGGTTTTTCGGGGGAGATTTTGTCGCTTGAAAATGGCTGAAGATAGGAATGGATATTCAAGCTATAGTCAGAAATGTGGGTCAAATGTATCCCTGTTCAAATGCTCTGCAAATTCGCACAACATTAACCAATTTCAGAACAAGGACCCGTTTCTGAATTTACACCCTGAGATATCAATGCTTAGAGGTGAGGCGAACTCTACAGTGACTAACCAGAAACAGGATAACACTGAGAGTTTGCGAGATTCTTCAGGTTTGAACAATTATAATGAGGCCAAGATAAAGGTTATTGGCGTTGGAGGTGGTGGCTCTAATGCAGTTAATCGTATGATAGAAAGTGCAATGAAGGGGGTTGAGTTTTGGATTGTGAACACTGATATCCAAGCTATGAGGATGTCACCCGTTTCACCCGATCATCGCTTGCAGATTGGTGAAGAGTTGACTAGAGGGCTTGGTGCTGGTGGGAACCCAGATATTGGAACAAATGCGGCTAAAGAAAGCAAAGAATCCATTGAGGAAGCAGTGTTTGGAGCAGACATGGTCTTTGTTACT GCTGGAATGGGTGGTGGAACAGGCACAGGCGGAGCTCCTGTAATAGCTGGAACTGCGAAGGCTTTGGGCATTTTGACTGTTGGTATAGTTACCACCCCATTTTCTTTTGAGGGACGAAGAAGAGCTGTTCAAGCACAGGAAGGAATTGCAGCTTTAAGAGAAAATGTTGACACTCTAATTGTCATTCCAAACGACAAGTTACTGACTGCAGTTTCCCCATCTACACCAGTGACAGAAGCATTTAATCTTGCTGATGACATTCTGCGGCAAGGTGTTCGTGGTATCTCTGACATAATCACG ATCCCAGGGCTAGTAAATGTAGATTTTGCTGATGTTAGAGCCATTATGGCTAATGCAGGTTCTTCATTGATGGGAATAGGAACAGCAACAG GAAAAACCAGAGCTAGAGATGCTGCTCTAAATGCTGTTCAATCTCCTTTGCTGGATATCGGTATAGAGAGAGCTACTGGTATCGTGTGGAATATAACCGGTGGTACTGATCTAACATTGTTTGAG GTCAATGCTGCTGCAGAGGTCATATACGATCTTGTGGATCCAAGTGCCAACTTAATATTTGGTGCTGTGGTAGATCCTTCCTTAACTGGTCAA GTTAGCATAACACTGATCGCAACTGGTTTTAAACGTCAAGAAGAAAGTGATGGAAGGCCCCTCCAG TTGGTACAGGGAGATCCTAACCTCGGTCTCAACAGGCGACCATCATCCTTTCTCGAAGGCGCCAGCTCTGTTGAAATCCCAGAATTCTTGAGGAAGAAAGGAAGGTCCCGTTTCCCTAGAGCCTAA
- the LOC121799074 gene encoding cell division protein FtsZ homolog 2-2, chloroplastic-like isoform X3 codes for MATCTSPYFTPPDTRRRAGVLMVFRGRFCRLKMAEDRNGYSSYSQKCGSNVSLFKCSANSHNINQFQNKDPFLNLHPEISMLRGEANSTVTNQKQDNTESLRDSSGLNNYNEAKIKVIGVGGGGSNAVNRMIESAMKGVEFWIVNTDIQAMRMSPVSPDHRLQIGEELTRGLGAGGNPDIGTNAAKESKESIEEAVFGADMVFVTAGMGGGTGTGGAPVIAGTAKALGILTVGIVTTPFSFEGRRRAVQAQEGIAALRENVDTLIVIPNDKLLTAVSPSTPVTEAFNLADDILRQGVRGISDIITIPGLVNVDFADVRAIMANAGSSLMGIGTATGKTRARDAALNAVQSPLLDIGIERATGIVWNITGGTDLTLFEVNAAAEVIYDLVDPSANLIFGAVVDPSLTGQVSITLIATGFKRQEESDGRPLQGDPNLGLNRRPSSFLEGASSVEIPEFLRKKGRSRFPRA; via the exons ATGGCTACTTGTACGTCCCCGTATTTTACGCCTCCAGACACTCGTAGGCGAGCAGGGGTATTGATGGTTTTTCGGGGGAGATTTTGTCGCTTGAAAATGGCTGAAGATAGGAATGGATATTCAAGCTATAGTCAGAAATGTGGGTCAAATGTATCCCTGTTCAAATGCTCTGCAAATTCGCACAACATTAACCAATTTCAGAACAAGGACCCGTTTCTGAATTTACACCCTGAGATATCAATGCTTAGAGGTGAGGCGAACTCTACAGTGACTAACCAGAAACAGGATAACACTGAGAGTTTGCGAGATTCTTCAGGTTTGAACAATTATAATGAGGCCAAGATAAAGGTTATTGGCGTTGGAGGTGGTGGCTCTAATGCAGTTAATCGTATGATAGAAAGTGCAATGAAGGGGGTTGAGTTTTGGATTGTGAACACTGATATCCAAGCTATGAGGATGTCACCCGTTTCACCCGATCATCGCTTGCAGATTGGTGAAGAGTTGACTAGAGGGCTTGGTGCTGGTGGGAACCCAGATATTGGAACAAATGCGGCTAAAGAAAGCAAAGAATCCATTGAGGAAGCAGTGTTTGGAGCAGACATGGTCTTTGTTACT GCTGGAATGGGTGGTGGAACAGGCACAGGCGGAGCTCCTGTAATAGCTGGAACTGCGAAGGCTTTGGGCATTTTGACTGTTGGTATAGTTACCACCCCATTTTCTTTTGAGGGACGAAGAAGAGCTGTTCAAGCACAGGAAGGAATTGCAGCTTTAAGAGAAAATGTTGACACTCTAATTGTCATTCCAAACGACAAGTTACTGACTGCAGTTTCCCCATCTACACCAGTGACAGAAGCATTTAATCTTGCTGATGACATTCTGCGGCAAGGTGTTCGTGGTATCTCTGACATAATCACG ATCCCAGGGCTAGTAAATGTAGATTTTGCTGATGTTAGAGCCATTATGGCTAATGCAGGTTCTTCATTGATGGGAATAGGAACAGCAACAG GAAAAACCAGAGCTAGAGATGCTGCTCTAAATGCTGTTCAATCTCCTTTGCTGGATATCGGTATAGAGAGAGCTACTGGTATCGTGTGGAATATAACCGGTGGTACTGATCTAACATTGTTTGAG GTCAATGCTGCTGCAGAGGTCATATACGATCTTGTGGATCCAAGTGCCAACTTAATATTTGGTGCTGTGGTAGATCCTTCCTTAACTGGTCAA GTTAGCATAACACTGATCGCAACTGGTTTTAAACGTCAAGAAGAAAGTGATGGAAGGCCCCTCCAG GGAGATCCTAACCTCGGTCTCAACAGGCGACCATCATCCTTTCTCGAAGGCGCCAGCTCTGTTGAAATCCCAGAATTCTTGAGGAAGAAAGGAAGGTCCCGTTTCCCTAGAGCCTAA
- the LOC121801275 gene encoding myb-related protein 2-like, whose amino-acid sequence MYHQQGKSIQASTRMPEYEDSTLVLSTDAKPRLKWTPDLHERFIEAVNQLGGAEKATPKSVLKLMGIQGLTLYHLKSHLQKYRLGKNINGQAYKHSMPPETGSQTNIPNTVNQTNKNTHLGEAIEMQIQVQRRIHEQLEVQRHLQLRIEAQGKYLQSVLEKAQETLGGQNMGTIGLEAAKVQLSDLASKVSTQCLNAAFPHLSGLCLHPADCSIDSCLTSSSTLRDQESYNSLVGFRQPRKDNNNGNSDSACMKQRWNDGGMFDNLSIGIGAEADDLMKMEKMNNTTSNQMQLPLFTSKLDLNTDDAGSSCKQLNLNGFTWC is encoded by the exons ATGTATCATCAGCAAGGGAAGAGCATTCAAGCTTCAACAAGAATGCCGGAATACGAGGATTCAACGCTAGTTCTCTCCACGGATGCTAAGCCGAGGCTGAAGTGGACTCCGGACCTGCACGAACGCTTCATCGAAGCAGTCAACCAGCTCGGCGGAGCAGAGA AAGCCACTCCAAAATCAGTTTTGAAACTTATGGGAATTCAAGGCCTCACTTTATACCACTTGAAGAGTCACCTTCAG AAATACAGGCTGGGTAAAAACATTAATGGGCAGGCATACAAGCATT CCATGCCGCCGGAAACCGGATCACAAACCAACATCCCAAACACAGTAAACCAGACAAACAA AAACACGCACTTAGGCGAAGCCATAGAAATGCAGATTCAAGTGCAAAGAAGGATACACGAACAGCTCGAG GTGCAGCGGCATTTGCAGCTGAGGATCGAGGCTCAGGGTAAATATCTGCAGTCTGTGCTAGAGAAGGCGCAGGAGACCCTCGGGGGCCAAAACATGGGAACCATCGGGCTCGAGGCAGCTAAGGTCCAGCTATCCGATCTGGCGTCGAAGGTCTCCACGCAATGTTTGAATGCTGCATTCCCACATCTATCAGGCCTGTGCCTGCACCCAGCGGATTGCTCCATCGACAGCTGCTTGACCTCGTCGTCCACTCTCAGGGACCAGGAGTCGTACAATAGTCTCGTCGGCTTCAGACAGCCGCGCAAGGACAACAACAACGGCAACAGTGATTCAGCCTGCATGAAGCAGAGATGGAATGATGGCGGAATGTTTGACAATCTGTCGATTGGGATTGGAGCTGAAGCAGATGATCTGATGAAAATGGAGAAGATGAATAATACGACGTCGAATCAGATGCAGTTGCCGTTGTTTACGAGCAAACTGGATCTCAACACGGACGACGCGGGCTCAAGCTGTAAGCAGTTGAATTTGAACGGGTTCACATGGTGCTAA
- the LOC121800807 gene encoding uncharacterized protein LOC121800807, translating to MGNCLVLEQKSVISVMKTDGEIIEYKAPIKVHQILCEYSHHAITDKLPVVKHLHPNTELIRGRLYYLLPLPVPAKKKKRVRFSDDVVEEEKRRGAGAAVRIKVVISKKELQAMLAKEGVSVEEVISEVRKEPLKIDSKSIALKGLESIPELD from the coding sequence ATGGGAAACTGCTTAGTTCTTGAGCAGAAATCAGTGATCAGTGTTATGAAAACAGATGGAGAGATCATAGAATACAAAGCTCCAATCAAAGTCCACCAGATTCTGTGTGAATATTCCCACCATGCAATCACTGACAAGCTCCCTGTGGTGAAGCACTTGCATCCCAACACCGAGCTGATTCGAGGCCGCTTGTACTACCTTCTTCCCTTGCCCGTGCctgcgaagaagaagaagagggtgCGATTCTCGGATGATGtggtggaggaggagaagaGACGAGGCGCAGGGGCGGCTGTGAGGATCAAGGTTGTCATCAGCAAGAAAGAGCTGCAGGCAATGCTTGCGAAAGAGGGAGTTTCGGTTGAGGAGGTGATCTCTGAGGTGCGGAAGGAGCCACTCAAGATCGATAGCAAAAGCATCGCGCTAAAAGGGCTGGAGAGTATCCCTGAACTGGACTAG